Proteins from a genomic interval of Gossypium hirsutum isolate 1008001.06 chromosome A09, Gossypium_hirsutum_v2.1, whole genome shotgun sequence:
- the LOC107889101 gene encoding protein HEADING DATE 3B translates to MKGFEKMMMKGGKDEAKVMNPMFPRLHVNDAEKGGPKAPPRNKMALYEQLSITSQRFNSGSQSMLPFPPNNSNILVPSMSSSHGGGNERNMFMPLANSHESSVLADEKFNYCSIPGTKLSTMKGNQDRKSSKTTKCRSFDPLQPLHFSKFKKFSYRSVGLDDDLTVPTSILPGMDRNHGCSKQSEGRERFSKSNLSSSMQFWASNKKQMKENGRLCENSQDLMERSNSIVSTRDEILAGTSLDLSTKIKNPGSLKRPHAVMNQENKSITVDVLNSNDVPDARLICSRQSLGVDNENRNLVHEEKTHGATEVEGVNRHNNVPDASEYISASDICPDDVVEIIGEKHFWKVRRAIANQQRVFSVQVFELHRLIKVQRLIAGSPHMLFEDTFHIDKPSFDVSAIKKLSSDDVPQPPLISKVKSNSRKPDTNIECANDNAFAELPCASANDETKGLVIHQPKYESYSGNAFSTLMTANSGLPPWCVSPPGNQWLVPIMSPSEGLVYKPYTWPIPPTAGLLTPVYGSCGTVNLGVSGRDFLNTAKNLAASHQHDIEILRTDPPISQTTFPHYGMPVMNPSVTGSALEQMSLVIAVQSKANFTMAQPSSCNTSSQPSQAISYSTQKLPAPNETEIRGTTASSPSERAKVDALPLFPTEPPTTAANCDARTHQQRTKVIKVIPHNHVSATESAARIFQSIQEERKQYD, encoded by the exons ATGAAG GGCTTTGAAAAAATGATGATGAAAGGAGGAAAAGATGAGGCAAAAGTGATGAACCCTATGTTTCCTAGGCTTCATGTGAATGACGCTGAGAAAGGAGGGCCAAAGGCACCTCCAAGGAATAAAATGGCACTTTATGAACAACTCAGTATCACTTCCCAAAGGTTCAACTCAGGATCACAATCCATGTTGCCTTTTCCACCAAATAATAGCAACATCTTGGTTCCTTCAATGTCATCAAGCCAT GGTGGTGGTAATGAAAGGAACATGTTTATGCCATTAGCAAACTCTCATGAATCTTCAGTTTTGGCTGATGAGAAGTTTAATTATTGTTCCATCCCTGGGACTAAACTAAGCACCATGAAAGGAAATCAAGATCGAAAATCCTCGAAAACTACCAAGTGTCGTAGTTTTGATCCATTGCAACCACTTCATTTCTCGAAGTTCAAGAAATTTTCATATCGGTCAGTAGGACTCGATGATGACCTTACAGTCCCAACCTCAATTCTACCTGGGATGGATCGAAATCATGGTTGCAGTAAGCAAAGTGAAGGTAGGGAAAGATTTTCTAAATCGAACTTGAGCTCTTCGATGCAGTTTTGGGCTTCTAATAAAAAGCAGATGAAGGAAAATGGAAGATTATGTGAAAATAGTCAGGACCTCATGGAAAGGTCCAATTCAATCGTGTCAACCAGAGATGAAATATTGGCCGGCACGTCATTGGACTTGTCAACCAAAATCAAAAACCCAGGATCGTTAAAACGACCACATGCGGTGatgaatcaagaaaataaaagcATCACGGTTGATGTGTTGAATAGTAACGATGTTCCTGATGCAAGGTTGATATGCTCGAGACAATCACTTGGAGTCGATAATGAAAACAGAAATCTGGTGCACGAAGAAAAGACACATGGGGCTACAGAAGTTGAGGGTGTTAACAGACATAACAATGTCCCAGATGCATCAGAGTACATATCTGCTTCCGATATATGTCCTGATGATGTCGTGGAAATAATTGGCGAAAAGCATTTCTGGAAAGTAAGAAGAGCCATAGCCAA CCAACAAAGAGTCTTTTCCGTGCAAGTCTTCGAGTTGCATAGACTGATAAAG GTTCAGAGGTTGATTGCTGGCTCACCACATATGTTGTTTGAAGATACCTTTCATATCGACAAACCATCTTTCGATGTTTCTGCTATCAAGAAGTTGTCATCTGATGATGTTCCTCAACCACCATTGATTTCTAAAGTAAAAAGTAATTCTCGAAAACCTGATACTAACATCGAATGTGCGAATGACAATGCATTTGCAGAGCTTCCTTGTGCTTCTGCTAATGATGAGACCAAAGGACTTGTTATACATCAGCCTAAATACGAGTCTTATTCTGGAAATGCCTTCTCAACACTGATGACTGCCAATTCCGGGTTGCCTCCTTGGTGTGTCTCACCACCCGGAAATCAATGGTTAGTTCCCATAATGTCTCCTTCGGAAGGACTTGTGTACAAGCCCTACACATGGCCTATACCTCCAACTGCTGGCTTACTTACACCAGTTTATGGAAGCTGTGGTACTGTGAACTTAGGTGTAAGCGGTCGGGACTTTTTGAACACGGCTAAAAATCTTGCAGCTTCTCACCAACACGATATTGAAATTCTTCGAACTGACCCTCCTATAAGTCAGACCACCTTTCCGCATTATGGCATGCCGGTCATGAATCCATCAGTTACTGGCTCAGCACTTGAGCAGATGAGCCTTGTTATTGCAGTCCAGTCTAAGGCCAACTTCACCATGGCTCAACCGAGTTCATGTAACACGTCTAGCCAACCAAGTCAAGCAATCTCGTATTCTACTCAGAAACTGCCTGCACCAAATGAGACCGAAATACGAGGGACTACTGCCAGTAGTCCCTCTGAGAGAGCTAAAGTGGATGCACTTCCTCTTTTCCCTACTGAACCACCAACAACAGCAGCTAATTGCGATGCTCGGACTCATCAACAACGAACAAAGGTGATTAAGGTTATACCCCATAACCACGTATCGGCAACTGAATCCGCAGCTCGTATTTTCCAGTCTATACAAGAAGAAAGGAAACAGTATGATTAG
- the LOC107889102 gene encoding uncharacterized protein, with amino-acid sequence MGEEADMNNGMFASTPNFVEKKDQWMNMKDHDDHIIIYDDDEITSSSSSSFIGDVYSRTCSSSSSLDMVDDASSSSSSSTIDGPLFHLSELMAQLPIKRGLSKYFQGKSQTFTSLSSVNTVEELAKKETPFYRKKLKACKSHKLYTPPRATIGKKLWRNHGLSSSCLGRNVRSSFLSGRPPIIPIPKKF; translated from the exons ATGGGTGAAGAAGCTGATATGAATAATGGAATGTTTGCAAGTACTCCAAATTTTGTTGAGAAGAAAGATCAATGGATGAACATGAAGGATCATGATGATCATATCATTATTTATGATGATGATGAGATTACaagttcatcatcatcatcattcatCGGGGATGTATATTCAAGAACttgttcatcatcatcatcattagacATGGTGGATGAtgcatcttcatcttcatcttcttccaccATTGATGGACCTTTGTTTCATTTATCTGAGCTCATGGCCCAACTCCCCATCAA GAGAGGACTTTCCAAATATTTTCAAGGGAAATCACAAACATTTACATCACTTTCAAGTGTGAACACCGTTGAAGAACTCGCAAAGAAGGAAACCCCATTTTATAGGAAGAAATTGAAGGCATGTAAAAGCCATAAATTGTACACTCCTCCAAGGGCCACCATTGGTAAGAAATTATGGAGAAATCATGGGCTTTCATCGTCATGCCTAGGGAGGAATGTTAGAAGTAGTTTTTTAAGTGGTAGGCCTCCCATAATTCCTATTCCAAAGaaattttga